The Nitrososphaerales archaeon DNA segment TTCTTGTTCGTAAAGTTCGATCAAGGGCTTCACCCTCCTTATAGCGAAATTCGTGTGAGGTTCATAGGTGGGGTCGAGCCATCCCAACCTCTCTAGATCACCACTTAAAATGTTGATGATAAAGGTTTGAATGTAATCGTCGAGGTTGTGAGCGGTAGCCACCACATCCGCTTTCACCCTTTCGGCAATGATATCTAGAGCCCTCCTCCTCAATACACCACACAATGCACATGCAGAGATCTTCAAATCCTTTCTACACTTCAGGGCTTCATCCAGTGTAAAACCGTAGAGCTCTTGGTAAGATATGGTAGCATGTGGAATATTCAGATCACTACATACTCGATCCGCATACTCTAGAGCTTCATCACGGTAACCCTCGATACCTTCATCTACCGAAATAGCATAAAGTTGTGATGCATGCTTCCTACATAATTTATCGAGAATGGTGAGTAGAGTTAAACTATCCTTTCCTCCAGAAACGGCGACGGCCACTCTATCCCCATGCTTCAACATCTTGAAGCGTGAAATCGTCCTCCTTACCTTCTTTAAGATGGATGAAGTGAAGCAGGATGGACAGAGTTGCTCACCCGAATATAACCTCTTGTATATCGGTCTGCCGATGCCACACTTCGTACATTTCATACTCGCGATCATATTGGTAAGTAGCATACTAGATTACGAATAGGCCATAATTGATGATGCTGATGATCAGGTTGATCGCGACCAGAGACAGAGCAAATATATTTATAACCAATCTCAATACCTTACTCTTCTTAACCGAAAGTCTCGAATTTAAGATCGTATTGATGAAGCCATCTCCATCCAAAGGGTATATGGGAAGCATGTTGAATAGTCCCACATTGAATGAAAGGAACCAGACCCAAAAGAGGAAGAGGGCCACATGAGGGGGCCAATAGATGCCAGAGGGGAACAATCGGGGAGGGTAGAAGGTGATGCCCCCGAAACCTATCACGCCCCGAGATCTATCGATGGGTGATGGTATAGTTTCAACATTTAGAAGGATCGTCGAGCCATCCCTTAGGACCTTCAACGTAATCGATCGGTTCGGTTTTAGATTTAGATCGATGTAATCTTCCAAGCTCTTAATTCTATGCCCATCGACTCCTACGATGATATCATTCACCTTTAACCCAGACCTCTCCGCAGGGCTATCTGGTGAAACCACCCTTACCAATAGGCCAGAAGGCTCTTCATAAAACACGGGCCTGACTTCATTAGGTAGTATGGGAGCGAATGTAGGAGTTAATACGAGAAAGATCAACACTATAAATGAGAAGAGTATATTTGCGGCCGAGCCTGCTGCAAATACTCTTAATCTTGATGAGT contains these protein-coding regions:
- a CDS encoding site-2 protease family protein; its protein translation is RGLEVKPFFMMYRTDQLNNLLDRLSKFSRFWSTFANVGIFISVVAMVFALTFLLRNLYSYFFLKPEDFAQVALLLPGVTIQTPVALTYFLLSLPFILIIHEGAHGVIARLEKIRIKSSGILLVVTLIGAFVEPDQEEFKKARHSSRLRVFAAGSAANILFSFIVLIFLVLTPTFAPILPNEVRPVFYEEPSGLLVRVVSPDSPAERSGLKVNDIIVGVDGHRIKSLEDYIDLNLKPNRSITLKVLRDGSTILLNVETIPSPIDRSRGVIGFGGITFYPPRLFPSGIYWPPHVALFLFWVWFLSFNVGLFNMLPIYPLDGDGFINTILNSRLSVKKSKVLRLVINIFALSLVAINLIISIINYGLFVI
- a CDS encoding TIGR00269 family protein, giving the protein MKCTKCGIGRPIYKRLYSGEQLCPSCFTSSILKKVRRTISRFKMLKHGDRVAVAVSGGKDSLTLLTILDKLCRKHASQLYAISVDEGIEGYRDEALEYADRVCSDLNIPHATISYQELYGFTLDEALKCRKDLKISACALCGVLRRRALDIIAERVKADVVATAHNLDDYIQTFIINILSGDLERLGWLDPTYEPHTNFAIRRVKPLIELYEQEIALYAYLKKIPFQEVSCPYREEGIRSEIRNFLNDLESRHAGIKYIIFKSALSIAHQSRILHRKDSIKRCIKCGYPSSSQICSVCQILESIRKNM